The sequence ttcccttccctttaggatccatctcttcgggcggttagtccctttcttgaagagaacggctccgataccaattgagagcacctagagggggggtgaataggtgatcctataaaacttaaacttatagccacaaaactttgattaagcgttagcacagtttatgccaagtggctagagaggagtcaaaacacaataaccacaagaattaaatcacagagatgacacggtggttatcccgtggttcggccaagtacaaaacttgcctactccacgttgtggcgtcccaacggacgagagttgcactcaactcctctcaagtgatccaatgatcaacttgaataccacggtgttcttgcttttcttttctcaattccgtttgcgaggaatctccacagcttggagcctctcgcccttacaaaagatgttcacagagaatcacagagcaagggagggattagcaactcacacacgacacaaagatcacagcgaatacgcacacacaagacccagacttgagctcaagagactagtacactagaacggagctcaaatcactagaatgtcgaacaagtgcgcaagattgatgtgtgagtgatcaagagtgctcaaggaatgtttggtgtactcctccatgcgccaaggggtcccttttatagccccaaggcagctaggagccgttgagaacgaatctggaaggccatccttgccttctgtcatcgggcgcaccggacagtccggtgcacaccggacactgtccggtgcccgatttctttccttaacaggcgcagccgaccgttgccgaccgttgcagatctggcgcaccggacagtccggtgcacaccggacagtccggtgccttcttccgaccgttggccagaccacgtgtcgcgcgcagattccgcggccgaccgttggctcggccgaccgttggctcaccggacagtccggtgcacaccggacagtccggtgaattttagccgtacgccgtcggcaaattcccgagagcggcgtcttcaggtcgaggcagcctggcgcaccggacactgtccggtgcaccaccggacagtccggtgccccagaccgaaacagcctattggctgtacacagccaacattctccttttcttcttctctctgtttctaacacttagacaaatatattagtacacaaaaccaaagtactaaggcttagaaacatacctttacttatgatttgcactttgttcatccatgggcatagatttacatttaagcacttgtgttgacactcaatcaccaaaatacttagaaatggcccaagggcacatttccctttcatatatgacaagatgattttaaaTAAAAACTTGTTGATACAGTTTCATAAAAAtttaagacctacaacttttattttggttgtttttccatccgaggttgTTTGAAAAAAAACAAATTTTTAAATTCAAAcgtagttttgcatgacaagatggtTTCAaacaaaaagttgtcaactatcaagttccatgatatttaaagaccTACAAGTTTTGTTTTGGTGGTTTTTCTATCTGAGGTATTTAGAAAAATTCGAATTTTAAAATTTTTAAGTTCTGATGTAGTTTTCGTTCACAAGATAACTCAAAAAGTTGGCAACTATAAAATTTTGTAACTTCTCAAGatttacaaagtttattttggttgtttaatTATTTGTTCATCCAACATGGTAGTTCTAACATTGTTcacaaatcttatacatctcACTTGTAGTTTTATAAACTACAAGAGACATATATATTTTGTGAATAAATTTACTTTcgatttgtcatatgaagaaatgatcaAAACATAAATTATGCATCTTAATGAGTTATAcaactttgtagttgaaaacATTTTCATTTAAATTAATTTATAGCTTCAAAATGTGATTTAAAAATTAGCTTTGCCTTGTGTAAAAAAACTTAAATGGATACCTATGGTAAAAAAACTTGTCATTTAAATTTACCTTTTCTACTAAGATTTTtggtgaaattaatattttatgaaGTATCTCTGGTTTTTTTTCCTAAAGGAGGTTTTTAATGGATATCTATGGTATAGTGGTTTTTCAAATCACACTTTGGATATATCATGGTCACTTTCTCCTGGTTTTTTCCAAAAGGAGGTTTTTAATGGATACGGGATACCTATGGTATAGTGGTTTTTGAAATCACACTTCGGATATATCATGGTCACTTTCTCCTTATTTTCCAATTATTTTTTTGATAAAGTTTAGTGGAGTTTTATGGCATATTACATACATATTCTTTACGTTTTTCTATAAACAATGGCATAGTGATATTCTAAATCATACTGTAAGATGCCATGATCACTTTTTTCCTTTTCTGATAAGGTTTAGAGGAGTTTATCGTATATATATACTATACATACATattccacatatttttccttatcttccgataagcaaaataatTCAATCACGAGAAAGGGCTGTGAAACGTCTGATCTCACCAGACACTTTACAAATGACTTTCATCCGTTCACAAAAAGCAATTAATCATAGGAAACAATTTAAGATGTGATTAGTCAGCTAACCATCCAACTGTTGCCTGTTCCCAAACTGTTCTCTTCTCAATAGATGTCCATTCAAGATGTTCATTCGGTTTACACTTAAACATATTTAAGCAGATCAAACAGCGAGCAACAAGACACGACTTCCCAACCAACTGCCAGATGCCAATCGCAGCGAGTTCCAATTAAAAAACAGGGAACGTTAAATGGTTACATATGATACGGCAGAAACAAAAAATAAAACAGGCGGACACCTTTTCAGCCAATGTATTCTTTTTTGTTTCTGAGCTACACAAACAGCCTATCAGCATAAATACAATACAACCCATCAACAAACTCACTGCTCTTGGACAGCTGAACCGCGACCGGCAACCATCTAATTTACTACTCTTCCTTATTTTATGCCTCAGCAGGAGAAATTTCACTTGCCCTGGAAAAAAAACTACCTAGATGCATCATAATCGTTGTTACTGTTATTTCCACACCTTGACAGAGTTGTCATGGCTAGCAGAAGCTATCATCCCTGTGACTGGTGACTGCGCCAGCGCCGCAATTAGACCTTCATGAGCTTGTACGGTTAGGCTCTGGTTTTTCACCATGTTCCAAACCTCGAGAGACTGCATCAACAGCATTTTAATGAGAAACTACCAAAAAAACACACAGATCCATAAACCGGAGTAGACTATAGATACTAATACTATGCCCTGACCCTTGCTAAGGTAAAGTTCTATTGTTAGCAAAACTTCGACACCAAGGGCACAATGATAAGCTCCTGATTGCATCTCATTCTTCGTAGTTCCATTTGAATAAAACGATTTAACTACTTCACTATTTAGTAAGTGTATCGTGTTCTAAGTTTTCTAGCAAATTTAACCTCGCTTGCTCAAGTAGTGTTTtacccttcatcaattctatcatTGACTAACTTCTTTTAACACCTCTCTAGTTTCCCAACTTCACTTTATATACGATTAAATTAACTTTGTGCAGGATGGTCCTTTTACCTGACACCTTAATTCTTCTGCCCCATTCTAAAACACCACTCACTTTTATGGTGAGGGAGTGAGAATAAGCTGATTTCCAATATCAAGTGTATTGGATTATTGCTGTTTTCCAATATCAAGTGTAttggattatttatattcttgtcAATAAAGATGAGACAAAGATGGCCAAGACATCTAGGAGACTAGGATAGAGAATTTTTTGTACCAAAATACAGCTACACACTTCCTCATGAAGTTTGTTTGATGGAAATAACTACATTCAATAGAAAAGCCACAATTACCTGGTAGCCTCCAATAACCAAGAGATTGGAATAGCTCGGGTGGAACACGCAAGAATGGAACTTGTTTCCATTGGAACTAAGCTCATAAATGCAATCCCCAGTTGACATTGACCAAACCTTAACTAGGTCCTGACTGACAGATGCAATATATTCCCCATTGTTGTCCCAGCACACTGACTGCACAtcagtgttatggccctgagattACAAATCAAGTACTTTAGGTTCACATTATATTAAAAACACTACTAGTATAGCCAGAAAAAAAAGAGCTCCACTACTCCAACACGCAGAAGGAAGAAAAAAGTGCATGCGCACAGttataagggggtgtttggtttatagggactaattttttagtccctccattttattccatttgagtccctaaattgccaaatacggaaactaaaactCTTAGTTTCCGTATTTGGCAACTTATGgattaaaatagaataaaatgaagATACTAAAAActtgtccctagaaaccaaacaccccctaacttGTACCAACAGTATGCCACAAAATTTGAGATGTGCATGTGCAGGTTGCAAGTGAAGGAAATGTAGGAAGGGGACTTTTCAAACAAAAATAGAGGATATGCTGGACAGAACCTGTAGAGTGTATTTTTTCCCATGTGTCTCAATGTCAAATATGGAAACCACGTTTTCAGCAGCTGCGGCTAAAAACTGTCCAACATGAGGCTGAAACCGGACTTGGGCACTACCACCCTGTAGAAaggcagaattggacaagttactAAATTCAGACCCTTTTTGCACGCTCAGTCATGAAACTTCAAAGAGTAGAAGGAATATAAGCAACCTTTATGGCACGCAAGCATGCAAACTGGGTCACATTCCAGTACCGGATTTCACCACTGCCATCACAAGAGCATAGAAGGTCTGTTTTCTTTGGATGAAAATCTAATGATGTGACCTGGCCGTTGTGCCCAGTGAATGTATGCAAAGAGAATCCAGGCTGCAAAACGTGTGAGCATAAGAAATGCTGTAATGCAAGTGCATACAAAAAATCTGAGGCTTAAGGTTCAAGGTTAGTAACACAGATGGCACAGTTCACCCAATATATTGCTGCATTTAAGTAGGATTTTCATAATATAACACAATGTGCAGATCAaaacagaaaaaagaaaaaaaatggtCTTTACATGCAAATTCAATCATGTCATGGTTGGGCCTTGCTACATTTTGAAACATGGTGACAATATGGATAAGTATAACTAGATTTGCAGCCATGAATACTAAAAAACACTCCATATCTTAATAGCATGCAGGTGCACTAGTGAAGTATGCAGTAGGATAATGGTAACATTACTATAGGATGGATAATAGCATAATATCTACGGCCCCTATAatggataagcaaactaacttacATCGGCAGCATTCCATAATTTAATAGTTCTATCAAAAGAAGATGTTGCCAGCTGACTAGAGTTAGGCCTGAAACGGACATCAGTGATAATAAGGGCATGCTCTTCTGGTGTATACTGTGTCTGAAAATTTTCCATGTTCCAAAGTACAGCCTACAACAAAAAAAAACGAAGTACGTCATTCTCAGAAACATCAGAGGCTCCATAAAAAGTGCCACTTGAAACCAAAATCATAACACAAGACAGTTTTTTCATACCTTCTTTTcatgtcctgcactagccaaaatCTTGCCATCTGAAGAGAAGTGGCAGCAAACAATTTTGCTGTTGCTTGTGCGCCAACAGTTGACTTCACTGAAAGTAAAACCTAGAAACAAATGGACATGTCATTTGAAGTTTGAATTTTGTTAGGAAAGAACATCACAGACATTACCTTTTGAAACGGCTGGGCTAGGCTCTGCAGGACTTCTTTTGAGTGCAGCAAAAATATCCCTGGGATCTCCATCATCATTGGATAAGAAGGATTCAACATTATCGTCCAAAGAGCCCACATCACCAAACTGCTCCAGGTCATCCTGTCACATACAACAATTGTGTTACCCATCTATATATCATATAACAATGATTATATACTTTAAATGAAGAGTAAAAGCTGTAACCATTTGATTTGAAGAGGAGGCAAGTCCAGTTCCATCCGCACCATAAATCATTAAGTTCTTTGGAACGTGGCGCATATTACCACCCATTCCAAGTCCATCCCCAGGAGTATGTGTGGATGGTGTAGATGGTGGGGAGTTTGCAGGACCCACAGTGTTTCCTGTACCGGTACTATTTGCTGGTCCTGAAGAAGTAGGCTGCTTTCTTTTTCTATTGTTCTGGAAATAACAAATGATTACAGAACAAGGAGGTATAAGGTTGGCAAGCACATCGGTTCTTAGGAAAAAAAATTGTAGTAACTTATGCAGTGAAATAAAGAAAAGGGTAATTAGCCTACTATTCAGCTTTAGTTGCCAAGGACCATATAGCATGCACCAACTAAAGAAAACAAATTCTTTATTACAAGTTTACAGTATGCAAATTTACATATCGTAATTTCAAATTTGGTCTCCAATATGCAAAAAAGACAAGTTATGTCAACCTATTTGGACAAACATACCCCAAATCTATGCAAAGGCAGGAAATATTGAAAATAACATGTGGATATAAAGCTACAACAGTGAGCTAATTTTAACTTTCAAATCCATGGAGATCATCGCAGCTGCAGAAACAGGGGGCAGGGCATTCCAAACAACACCCCAGCTGATCGCACCAACTTTTATCATAATGTACTATGTTAGAATACACTGAATATATGCATGAATATGTAATCACGGAAAAATATCATTAATTATCCAAGGGCTCTAACCCCATTGTCATTGATTTATCATCACTGGCAGGATTTGCATAATTGCAATAATTTAGCATCCAAACTTTTAAAAAAAATCCATTGAATCTGATGCCACCAGCACTGTTCTTTACACATCACTATGTAGCATTCCCTTTTGGCATAAATTTTTTTCCAAAAAAACTATTGCTTCCTCCATGAACTATCTCATGTCATTTCAGCATCTTCATAAGAACCCTTCCTAAGACGCACATCACCACTCACCAAATAATTTTCTTTTCAGGCTTCATCAGATAACATATCAGTACTATTGTGCACTCTATATTTTATATTTAAGTAACTTAAGTTTGATGATAGAAGAGCAACAATAGATGCATAACGCCACACTGTTGTTGGGCAAATTTAAAGTTTCAGATCAACAGGGGAAAGCCCACAGTTCAAGAATAGAACAGGAAACGGTAGGTTTGGCATCCTTTCAGTACCTGTTGCATTTGTTGTTGGCTCTGTTGCTGCTGTTggttctgctgctgctgctgaagctGTTCCTGGGGTTGCTGGGAAGATGTCTGCTGCATCTGGATAGTTTTCAGATATAGTAAGATACCAACAAACTAGAGCCAGAGAATGGACAACCTTAAAAGAACTCTAAGCAAGAAAAGGACACAGCAAACCCAACCTTCATGAGATACTCTTGGTCTGGTCTGACTTTGGGTGAACTGGATTGCATAGGGGAACTAATACAACCATCCGTTCCTGCAGGCTGACTATCTTTACCATTCAAACTACCCCTGGTCAATGCTGTAAGTCTGCGGGGATCAATATCCCCATAATTAGTTGAGTTTCCAAGGTTCCCTTGTGCTTGGGCCTGTGCTAagtattgttgttgctgctgTGGGGACATAAGTTGGAACTGTGACTGTGTTGAAAGAAATGGCTTCTGCATTTGAGCACCCAAATTCGGCCTTAACTGGTCAATTCCCTGTAAAATGGTATCATGGATATTCATATGTGGTCAGGTTCCAAAAGAAAATATGAGCACATAAGATGACATTTTTTTCATAGCTCACAGTTAATGGCCAGCCCTTCAGTGGTAAACCGCTTACACCTTGGTTCAGCCCTGTTCAAAAATATGAGCTGTTAAAAATTAGAAATCAGCAGAATGTGAAATGTATGACATTCTTGAAATGAATGATTCACATCATAAACACCCTGATTAACCAAAAGAACCATTGTAGTGAGTTACCCATTAATAGCCAACATATCCATCTGTTGGAACATTGCACTGGTATGGCACAATCTAATCCATCAAAAGTtaatacaacaacaacaacaaagactTACTCCCAGC is a genomic window of Zea mays cultivar B73 chromosome 5, Zm-B73-REFERENCE-NAM-5.0, whole genome shotgun sequence containing:
- the LOC100285175 gene encoding transcriptional corepressor LEUNIG_HOMOLOG isoform X1; this encodes MAQSNWEADKMLDVYIYDYLLKRNLQTTAKAFMTEGKVAADPVAIDAPGGFLFEWWSVFWDIFIARTNEKHSEVAAAYLEAQQIKAREHQQQMQMQQLQLMHQRHAQLQRTNANHPSLNGPINALNSEGILGPSTASVLAAKMYEERLKHPHSMESEGSQLIEASRMALLKSATNHAGQLVPGTPGNVSTTLQQIQARNQQTIDIKSEGNMGVPQRSLPMDPSSLYGQGLIQPKPGLSGAGLNQGVSGLPLKGWPLTGIDQLRPNLGAQMQKPFLSTQSQFQLMSPQQQQQYLAQAQAQGNLGNSTNYGDIDPRRLTALTRGSLNGKDSQPAGTDGCISSPMQSSSPKVRPDQEYLMKMQQTSSQQPQEQLQQQQQNQQQQQSQQQMQQNNRKRKQPTSSGPANSTGTGNTVGPANSPPSTPSTHTPGDGLGMGGNMRHVPKNLMIYGADGTGLASSSNQMDDLEQFGDVGSLDDNVESFLSNDDGDPRDIFAALKRSPAEPSPAVSKGFTFSEVNCWRTSNSKIVCCHFSSDGKILASAGHEKKAVLWNMENFQTQYTPEEHALIITDVRFRPNSSQLATSSFDRTIKLWNAADPGFSLHTFTGHNGQVTSLDFHPKKTDLLCSCDGSGEIRYWNVTQFACLRAIKGGSAQVRFQPHVGQFLAAAAENVVSIFDIETHGKKYTLQGHNTDVQSVCWDNNGEYIASVSQDLVKVWSMSTGDCIYELSSNGNKFHSCVFHPSYSNLLVIGGYQSLEVWNMVKNQSLTVQAHEGLIAALAQSPVTGMIASASHDNSVKVWK